The Triticum aestivum cultivar Chinese Spring chromosome 7B, IWGSC CS RefSeq v2.1, whole genome shotgun sequence genome window below encodes:
- the LOC123161288 gene encoding uncharacterized protein TP_0369: MTSTPAGDVLPALPPIRKRAAVADPTPDHASASTTTVPEAEPLPAPVAAEEEVVAESRTPAAVADEEEEEEEEEEEPRTPTSEESKLRPPTECPGAPRKPVALVGTRPSPKRPLRFFDVPGDLSAVFMALPPKKRIRAPPCLVAFRPRCGTAWGHGSAL; encoded by the coding sequence ATGACCTCTACACCCGCGGGCGACGTCCTGCCGGCGCTGCCGCCGATCAGGAAGAGGGCGGCGGTGGCCGATCCTACGCCTGACCACGCATCGGCCTCGACGACGACGGTGCCGGAAGCGGAGCCCCTGCCGGCTCCcgtggcggcggaggaagaggtggTGGCGGAGTCCCGGACGCCGGCTGCGGTGgcggacgaagaggaggaggaggaggaggaggaggaggagcccagGACACCGACTTCGGAGGAGAGCAAGCTCCGGCCGCCGACCGAGTGCCCCGGCGCGCCGAGGAAGCCCGTGGCTTTGGTCGGTACGAGGCCATCGCCGAAGCGGCCGCTGCGCTTCTTCGACGTCCCGGGCGACCTCTCCGCCGTGTTCATGGCCCTGCCGCCCAAGAAGCGGATCCGCGCTCCGCCATGCCTAGTCGCCTTCCGCCCGAGGTGCGGGACCGCGTGGGGCCATGGATCGGCGCTGTAG
- the LOC123157843 gene encoding serine/threonine-protein phosphatase 7 long form homolog, which translates to MRMRGHSADGFTYDPRYEPYIRRLGLLPFVLQFKRRAPPMNHAALTALVDRWRPETHSFHLPCGELTMTLEDMAMISGLSINGQAVAGRVSVVNWRERTGILIGVQPDDPQEGKADTARVRHSWLKLVRGDTNPCPQGANDVVVQQYARAYLWYVLTKVVFSDATGNSALWMFLELLNNWDTQYSWGSAALAYLYRQLDLACRRKGDTSSLSGFVWSLSVWMCERISVGRPDFKNPLMANPRGNHDGLHDDDPYRRPTLAYYWEQVTVYTGSSHVQYKCYMNELDTLTAEQVYWLPYVEDRDFDLNEMCTRDSHLWRARCPMICFFAVEWHFVDRVARQFGRRQGIPIEESKEEMLSLHWFDRRNNQDISDWANKHRAWIEIWNQRGTLVQSENRPHNQSAYQKYQVWYADRYRLKLKPGWIHEEWSELVSEDPETAQGYQTFNTAVRDTRGAHVDYAPMHDEMGRELLLCINDANVALSHPPGGALSERTLRSTMEKFKKRFHKMAAMLSCHGAQSSDVYAPGSHAARANKRRYVQNEEDIEEEVNEEEPTHHDEHEYDATHQEDHEYDVDAPQPSQVTQPTQGNARSKKGKAIAKTPGQKGRKKIWNTQFHSPEYPHQFMPTGMQRYKSNNDAEAEEASEEEEHEASEEEEHTLADIVKRGRKK; encoded by the exons atgcgcatgaggggtcatTCCGCTGATGGCTTTACTTACGACCCGCGGTACGAGCCTTATATTCGGAGATTGGGTCTTCTCCCATTCGTGTTGCAGTTTAAGCGACGCGCTCCGCCGATGAACCACGCGGCGTTGACCGCACTTGTGGATCGTTGGAGGCCGGAGACTCACTCGTTCCACCTTCCATGTGGGGAGCTGACGATGACCCTAGAGGACATGGCTATGATAAGCGGCCTTTCTATCAACGGACAAGCTGTTGCCGGTCGTGTCAGCGTCGTTAATTGGCGAGAACGGACAGGCATTTTAATTGGTGTTCAGCCCGACGACCCTCAAGAAGGCAAGGCCGATACCGCGAGAGTGAGACATTCTTGGCTAAAACTAGTCAGAGGAGACACCAATCCGTGCCCTCAGGGTGCCAATGACGTGGTTGTGCAACAGTACGCGCGGGCCTATCTGTGGTATGTACTAACCAAGGTAGTCTTCTCAGATGCAACCGGGAACTCAGCCCTCTGGATGTTTTTGGAGCTACTCAATAACTGGGATACCCAGTATAGCTGGGGTTCGGCCGCACTAGCATATTTGTATCGTCAG CTTGACTTGgcgtgtcggaggaagggagatacATCCTCATTGTCTGGGTTTGTTTGGAGCCTATCCGTGTGGATGTGCGAGCGGATCTCGGTTGGACGGCCTGATTTCAAGAACCCCCTCATGGCAAACCCACGGGGTAATCATGACGGGTTGCATGATGATGATCCATATCGGCGCCCTACGCTTGCTTACTATTGGGAACAAGTAACAGTCTACACAGGAAGCTCGCATGTGCAATACAAGTGCTATATGAACGAGCTGGACACCTTGACTGCTGAGCAG GTATATTGGTTGCCTTATGTGGAAGATCGTGACTTTGATCTTAATGAGATGTGCACGCGTGATAGCCATCTTTGGCGGGCGAGGtgcccaatgatatgcttcttcgcaGTCGAGTGGCACTTTGTAGACCGTGTGGCAAGACAATTTGGAAGAAGACAAGGTATTCCAATTGAGGAGAGCAAGGAGGAAATGTTATCTCTGCATTG GTTCGATCGAAGGAACAATCAGGATATATCGGATTGGGCAAACAAACACCGTGCGTGGATAGAAATTTGGAATCAAAGAGGCACGTTAGTGCAATCAGAGAATAGACCTCACAATCAGTCAGCATATCAGAAGTATCAAGTGTGGTATGCGGATCGTTACCGGTTGAAGCTGAAGCCTGGTTGGATTCATGAGGAGTGGTCGGAGTTGgtgtctgaagacccggagactgcACAAGGTTATCAAACCTTTAACACGGCTGTGAGAGACACCAGAGGGGCTCACGTTGACTATGCACCGATGCATGACGAAATG GGCAGAGAGTTGCTTCTGTGCATCAACGATGCCAATGTTGCACTGAGTCATCCACCTGGTGGTGCATTATCTGAGAGGACTCTTAGGAGCACGATGGAG AAGTTCAAGAAGCGGTTCCATAAGATGGCAGCTATGCTTTCTTGCCATGGTGCTCAGTCCAGTGACGTGTATGCACCTGGTAGCCACGCCGCCAGAGCTAATAAACGGCGTTATGTCCAGAACGAagaggacatagaggaggaggtcaatgaagaggagccaacacatcatgatgagcatgagtatgatgcaacacatcaagaggatcatgagtatgatgttgatgctccacaaccatcACAGGTTACACAACCGACACAAGGCAATGCCCGCTCTAAAAAAGGCAAAGCAATAGCTAAGACACCGGGCCAGAAAGGTAGAAAGAAGATATGGAacactcaattccatagtccggagtatcCTCATCAATTTATGCCTACGGGAATGCAAAGATATAAGTCCAACAATGATGCGGAGGCGGAGGAGGCTAGCGAAGAGGAGGAGCATGAGGCTAGCGAAGAGGAGGAGCATACACTTGCAGACATCGTGAAGAGAGGAAGGAAGAAGTGA